Genomic window (Clostridiales bacterium):
TATCCTATCGAAATCCCCATATGTTTTAATGCTCCACATCGGCATTTTATCGGCGACAAATATCTTACCCCTGTACCCATCGGCAAATGCCTTGCTCAAAAGTACCTCGCTTTTTCCACCATGGTAAACATAGGCTGTATCAATATAGTTTACTCCATTATCTATCGCATGCCTTATCTGCTTTACCGCTTCTTCTTCATTGATGCTTCCATCTTTCAACACGGGCAGCCTCATGCAACCGTAACCCAAAGCCGATACTTTAATATCATATTTTCCAAATTTCCTGTACTGCATTTAAAATGCCTCCTTTAAAAATTTACATTTACTGAATTTAAGCTATTTAAAAATAGGCACTAGCCCTTTTGCCTTTTCTCTTAATATATCTTCCTCTGCTTTCGTCATGGGAATAAAATTCTCCGCTGTTTTCAATGCCCATTTAAAGTGTTTTATATCTCCCGGTGGGATAGCCGCCGTGATATGTTTTGAAAGCGTAAACCTTAAAGCGAGAGATGCAAGGTTTTCATCATCTATCGGCCTGTACCATGCCTTAGGATATGTGCGCTTTTCTCCATCCTTCCACAGGGTTTCCGCCATGGATTTTATTGCAAGCCTTCCCATCCCCTTCTCTTCAGCATGATCAAGCACCTTAATGCCAAAATCAGAATTGAATATATTTACCCAGTTTACAGGAAAAAGCACGGTATCAAAATCGAAACTGTCCATTAGTTTAAGCGCAGCCTCCTGAGAATGGGCTGAAAAGCCAATATATTTTATAAGCCCTTCCTCTTTTGCTTTGACAAAAGTCTCTAATGCTCCATCAGGCCCCAGTATTTTTTCAGCTTCATCCATCGACGAAACACCATGGAACTGATATAAATCGAAGTGATCCGTCCCAAGCTTCTTTAAAGACTGCTCAAGCTGCGTTCTTGCACCGTCCCTTGTCCTCTCCTCAGCCTTGCATGCAAGAAAAATACTATTCCTTTTTCCTTTGATCGCATGCCCTAATCTATCTTCCGCATTGGAATAAGAAGGTGCGACATCGAAATAATTGACACCTCTATCTATGGCAAAGGCGACATAATCATCCGCATCATTTTGTGTTTCCTGTGATACGATAATACCGCCAAAGCCTAATATCGACAGCATCTCACCAGTTCTTCCGAGTACACGTTTTTGCATAATCATTCCTCCCTTTACGCAAAAATGGCTTCAATCCG
Coding sequences:
- a CDS encoding aldo/keto reductase translates to MQKRVLGRTGEMLSILGFGGIIVSQETQNDADDYVAFAIDRGVNYFDVAPSYSNAEDRLGHAIKGKRNSIFLACKAEERTRDGARTQLEQSLKKLGTDHFDLYQFHGVSSMDEAEKILGPDGALETFVKAKEEGLIKYIGFSAHSQEAALKLMDSFDFDTVLFPVNWVNIFNSDFGIKVLDHAEEKGMGRLAIKSMAETLWKDGEKRTYPKAWYRPIDDENLASLALRFTLSKHITAAIPPGDIKHFKWALKTAENFIPMTKAEEDILREKAKGLVPIFK